A genomic stretch from Mycobacterium paraterrae includes:
- a CDS encoding non-ribosomal peptide synthetase, with amino-acid sequence MTDTTGLDTLDAQRLELLRRRIAERGLSRPDAATDVVTQHPQMSDGQRRMWFVQSVDPDGALLNICVSYRVTGDVDITRLRAAVDAVALRHPVLRTTYHVGDDGDPRPIVHADLRPGWAEHDLSALGEQARQLRLEVLAQRQFRQPFDLTEDSPLRIAAARTGADELVLLLTAHHIAWDDGSWKPFFNDLVRAYTGDLDAAPVPAVTGGRVGSSDEDLAYWRSRMTNLPEPLELPGPHGSVVPSTWRAQRVTSRLSPETVDRVAALARETGATPYMVLAAAFGALVHRYTHADDFLVATPVLNRGAGTEDAIGYYGNTVVLRMRPAPRQTFRELLAQTREDAVGALAHSRVDLEWLVRESNPDRRHGAERMTRVSFGLRDSDGGGFNPPGIRCERAELRGHTSQLPLGLMIELDGRGAVVEAEYLVEVLDRPLVEQLLRHYEVLLTHALDDPDRTLSTCRLMSDADAEWLRTVSAGEEFDAPASTLPALVARRADLTPDAVAVVYEGRQYSYREIDDEANRLAHWLIERGIGTEDRVAVLLDKSPELVITALGILKAGGVYLPVDPTYPDDRLTFILGDADAKLVLREPVTGLSDYPATAPTRLLRPLVPANTAYLIYTSGSTGLPKGVPVPHAPIAEYFVWFGDEYRVDETDRLLQVASPSFDVSIGEIFGTLICGARLVIPRPDGLRDIGYLTELLRREGITSMHFVPSLLGLFLSLPGVNQWRTLRRVPIGGEPLPGEVADKFHATFDALLYNFYGPTETIVNATSYPVEGAQGTRVVPIGRPKINTQIHLLDDALQPVPVGVIGEIYIGGTHVARGYHRRPGLTAERFVADPFTPGARLYRSGDLARRNADGDIEFVGRADEQVKIRGFRIELGEVAAAISVDPSVGQVVVVASDLPGLGKSLVGYVTPVDGGGPETVDVERIRARVAAALPEYMTPAGYVVIDEIPITTHGKIDRTALPEPEIAAKTRYREPSTATERRIAVLFSELLGHQRVGVDDSFFDLGGHSLVATKLVTAIRAECAVELGIRDVFELGTVGALAERVDDLRSGTHGRARPKLMATTHDEPLPLSASQLRSWFAYRVDGPSPVNNIPFAARLTGPWNIEALVAAVGDVVERHEILRTTYVEDEGVPYQVVGPVAELPVRRATGSGERWLQEQLDAERRHCFELDREWPIRVAVLDNDGEHVLSLVVHHIASDHWSAGVLFADVMTAYRARRHGEAPAGAPLRVQYADYAAWQRDFLGEPGGEETAVAAEQRDYWTSQLAGLPEDSGLRPDFPRPPLPSGDGESVTFSIDAATRAKLAERCRELGVTEFMALQAAVAVVLHKAGSGVDIPLGTPVAGRTEAELDQLIGFFVNILVLRNDLRGNPTLRDVLTRSRETALAAYAHQDLPFDRVVDSVSPVRSLSRNPLFQVIVHVRDHLPATRVIESASDGGQDTVCTSLDPVFDMAHADLSVNFFGADQTAGAAGYLGTLIFRTELYQRATIERLAGWLTRVVTEFADDVDQNLRDVVLADAGEQQRILTQWSRGDEPPADRSRTVPELLEASRQSGGRVAVRCAGSDLDYAALHRRSDNLAAMLAQRGVRAGSFVGLSTRRGIDMVVALAGIVKAGAAYFPIDPSYPLARKRFMLDDVQPPVVIATVEALDTMPDDYAGEVVLLDDPDVRAAIEHSEPPAGRPRLPHPDDAMYLVFTSGSTGKPKGAIGTQRAMAARIDWQLRHYPPRGDDIRLSQASMTFLEGGMELLAGLAAGATMILADDTEHRDAEALAALTTRESVAQITAVPSLVSALVDAAPDSVRSLTRLVCGGEPVSNSLLQRLTGVCADAGEQGPELLNNIGSTETSGAVSRGRLSLPTPLVGSPVAGAQAYLLDDGLRPVPVGVVGELYYAGDQLARGYWKRPALTSTRFIANPFATEPGGRLYRSGDLARWTQDGQLEFAGRADHQVQVRGFRVELAEVEAALAAAAGVAAAAARTWEVHDGTSLAGYVVPQHPVADRAEFAASVRAAISAALPGYMVPSSLTVLDAMPKTESGKLNRPGLPRPAVTTSGRTEPARTDTERALAAVFAELLSTPEVGRSDDFFALGGDSILSVQLASRSRAVGLPVNPRMIFENPTIAQLAAAVDALEADGGGGSPVEVPAARFEPMSTSGLSPTDLAAVTQLWSKTRDSTS; translated from the coding sequence GTGACTGACACCACGGGCTTGGACACGCTGGACGCGCAGCGCCTGGAGCTGTTGCGCCGCAGGATCGCCGAACGTGGCTTGAGTCGACCGGACGCCGCCACGGACGTTGTCACCCAGCACCCGCAGATGTCCGACGGTCAACGGCGGATGTGGTTCGTCCAATCAGTCGACCCGGATGGGGCGTTGCTCAACATCTGCGTGTCCTACCGCGTCACCGGTGACGTCGATATCACGCGACTGCGTGCGGCGGTGGACGCGGTGGCGCTGCGGCATCCGGTGCTGCGCACCACGTACCACGTCGGCGACGACGGCGATCCGCGGCCGATCGTTCACGCTGACCTGCGCCCGGGGTGGGCAGAGCATGACCTGTCCGCGCTCGGCGAGCAGGCCCGTCAACTCAGGCTGGAAGTGTTGGCGCAGAGGCAGTTTCGCCAGCCGTTCGACCTGACCGAGGATTCGCCGCTGCGGATCGCCGCCGCCCGGACCGGCGCCGACGAATTGGTGCTGCTGTTGACCGCGCACCACATCGCCTGGGATGACGGTTCGTGGAAGCCGTTCTTCAACGACCTGGTGCGGGCCTATACCGGTGACCTCGACGCCGCACCGGTGCCGGCGGTCACGGGCGGGCGGGTCGGCAGTAGCGACGAAGACCTGGCGTACTGGCGCTCGCGGATGACAAATCTGCCCGAGCCACTGGAGCTTCCGGGGCCACATGGTTCGGTGGTCCCCAGCACGTGGCGCGCCCAGCGGGTCACGTCGCGGCTGTCGCCTGAGACCGTCGATCGCGTTGCGGCGCTGGCCCGAGAAACCGGGGCCACGCCGTACATGGTGTTGGCGGCGGCGTTCGGTGCGCTGGTGCACCGCTACACCCACGCCGACGATTTCCTCGTGGCAACCCCGGTGCTCAATCGCGGTGCCGGAACCGAGGACGCGATCGGTTACTACGGCAACACCGTGGTACTGCGAATGCGGCCCGCCCCCCGGCAGACTTTCCGGGAATTGCTCGCCCAGACCAGAGAGGACGCGGTCGGAGCCCTCGCGCACTCGCGCGTCGACCTGGAGTGGCTGGTACGCGAATCCAACCCGGACCGTCGGCACGGCGCCGAACGGATGACCCGGGTCAGCTTCGGCTTGCGCGATTCCGACGGCGGAGGATTCAACCCGCCCGGTATCCGCTGTGAGCGTGCCGAATTGCGCGGCCACACCAGCCAATTGCCGCTCGGCCTGATGATCGAATTGGACGGCCGCGGAGCGGTGGTCGAGGCCGAATACCTCGTCGAGGTACTCGATCGTCCGCTGGTCGAGCAACTGTTGCGGCACTACGAGGTATTGCTGACCCACGCGCTCGACGACCCGGACCGCACGCTGTCGACGTGTCGATTGATGAGCGACGCCGACGCCGAATGGCTTCGGACCGTCTCGGCGGGCGAAGAGTTCGACGCCCCGGCGAGCACGCTGCCCGCCCTGGTCGCGCGCCGCGCGGACCTGACCCCGGACGCCGTCGCCGTGGTCTACGAAGGTCGGCAATACAGCTACCGCGAGATCGACGACGAGGCGAACCGGCTGGCGCACTGGCTGATCGAGCGCGGCATCGGCACCGAGGATCGAGTCGCGGTGCTGCTCGACAAATCACCGGAACTGGTCATCACCGCGCTGGGCATTCTGAAAGCCGGCGGCGTCTACCTGCCCGTGGACCCCACCTACCCGGATGATCGCCTGACGTTCATTCTCGGCGATGCCGACGCGAAATTGGTTCTGCGCGAACCGGTCACGGGTCTGTCCGACTATCCGGCCACCGCGCCGACCCGGTTACTGCGCCCCCTTGTTCCCGCTAACACCGCATACTTGATCTACACGTCGGGCTCGACGGGTCTGCCCAAGGGCGTCCCGGTCCCGCACGCGCCGATCGCGGAGTATTTCGTGTGGTTCGGTGACGAATATCGGGTCGACGAGACCGACCGCCTGCTACAGGTGGCCTCACCGAGCTTCGACGTGTCGATCGGGGAGATCTTCGGAACGCTGATCTGCGGTGCGCGCCTGGTCATTCCGCGTCCGGACGGTCTGCGCGACATCGGCTACCTGACCGAACTGCTGCGCCGCGAAGGCATCACCTCGATGCATTTCGTCCCCTCGCTGCTCGGGCTGTTTCTGTCGTTGCCCGGCGTCAACCAGTGGCGCACCCTGCGCCGGGTGCCGATCGGCGGCGAACCGCTGCCCGGTGAGGTCGCCGACAAATTCCACGCCACGTTCGACGCGCTGCTCTACAACTTCTACGGGCCCACCGAAACCATCGTCAACGCCACCAGCTACCCGGTGGAGGGTGCCCAGGGCACCCGGGTGGTGCCGATCGGCCGGCCCAAGATCAACACCCAGATTCACCTGCTGGACGACGCGCTCCAACCGGTCCCGGTCGGTGTGATCGGCGAAATCTACATCGGCGGAACGCATGTGGCGCGTGGCTACCATCGCCGGCCGGGTCTGACCGCCGAGCGCTTCGTCGCCGACCCATTCACCCCGGGCGCACGGCTCTACCGCTCCGGCGACCTGGCGCGACGCAACGCCGACGGCGACATCGAATTCGTCGGTCGCGCCGACGAGCAGGTCAAGATTCGCGGCTTCCGCATCGAACTGGGTGAGGTGGCCGCGGCGATCTCCGTCGACCCCAGCGTCGGGCAGGTCGTGGTGGTGGCCAGCGATCTACCTGGACTGGGTAAGAGCCTGGTCGGCTACGTCACCCCAGTCGACGGAGGCGGGCCCGAAACCGTTGACGTGGAACGAATTCGCGCGCGGGTGGCGGCGGCGCTGCCGGAGTACATGACTCCCGCCGGCTACGTCGTGATCGACGAGATCCCGATCACCACGCACGGAAAGATCGACCGCACGGCGCTACCGGAACCCGAGATCGCCGCCAAGACCCGATACCGCGAACCGTCGACCGCGACCGAACGCCGGATCGCCGTCCTGTTCTCCGAGCTACTGGGTCACCAGCGGGTCGGAGTGGACGACTCGTTCTTCGACTTAGGCGGACACTCGCTGGTGGCCACCAAGCTGGTCACCGCGATCCGCGCGGAATGCGCTGTGGAACTGGGCATCCGCGACGTGTTCGAACTCGGCACGGTGGGCGCGTTGGCCGAGCGGGTCGACGACCTGCGCTCCGGTACCCATGGTCGGGCGCGGCCCAAGCTAATGGCCACCACCCACGACGAGCCGTTGCCGCTGTCGGCGTCGCAGCTGCGCAGCTGGTTCGCCTACCGGGTCGACGGGCCCAGCCCGGTCAACAACATCCCGTTCGCGGCGAGGCTGACCGGGCCGTGGAACATCGAGGCGTTGGTCGCCGCGGTCGGCGATGTGGTTGAGCGACACGAAATCCTGCGCACCACCTACGTCGAGGACGAGGGCGTGCCCTATCAGGTCGTCGGCCCGGTCGCCGAACTGCCGGTGCGCCGCGCCACCGGCAGCGGCGAACGCTGGCTGCAGGAGCAACTCGACGCTGAGCGCCGGCACTGCTTCGAGCTCGACCGCGAATGGCCAATCCGGGTGGCCGTGCTGGACAACGACGGCGAGCACGTCCTGTCGCTGGTCGTACACCACATCGCGTCGGACCACTGGTCGGCTGGCGTGCTGTTCGCCGACGTGATGACCGCCTACCGGGCCCGCCGCCACGGCGAGGCCCCCGCCGGGGCGCCGCTGCGTGTCCAGTACGCCGATTACGCGGCCTGGCAACGGGATTTCCTGGGGGAGCCGGGCGGAGAAGAGACGGCGGTCGCGGCCGAGCAACGCGATTACTGGACCAGCCAGCTGGCCGGATTGCCGGAGGACAGCGGCCTGCGACCCGACTTCCCACGGCCGCCGCTACCCAGCGGCGACGGCGAGTCGGTGACCTTCAGCATCGACGCCGCCACCCGCGCCAAGCTCGCCGAACGCTGCCGCGAGCTCGGTGTCACCGAATTCATGGCGTTGCAAGCCGCCGTCGCGGTGGTGCTGCACAAGGCGGGCAGTGGCGTCGACATTCCGCTCGGCACACCGGTCGCCGGACGCACCGAGGCGGAGCTCGACCAGCTGATCGGATTTTTCGTCAATATCCTGGTGCTGCGCAACGACTTACGCGGCAACCCCACCCTGCGCGACGTGCTGACCCGTTCACGCGAGACCGCGTTGGCGGCCTACGCCCACCAGGACCTGCCGTTCGACCGGGTGGTCGACAGCGTCAGCCCGGTCAGGTCGCTGTCCCGCAACCCGCTGTTCCAGGTGATCGTGCATGTTCGCGACCACCTGCCGGCCACCCGAGTCATCGAATCGGCGTCCGACGGCGGACAGGACACCGTGTGCACGTCGCTGGACCCGGTCTTCGACATGGCGCACGCCGACCTCAGCGTCAACTTCTTCGGCGCCGATCAAACTGCCGGCGCCGCAGGCTATCTCGGCACCCTCATCTTCCGCACCGAGCTCTACCAGCGCGCGACCATCGAACGGCTGGCCGGCTGGCTCACGCGCGTGGTCACGGAGTTCGCCGACGACGTCGACCAGAATCTGCGCGATGTGGTGCTCGCCGACGCGGGCGAACAGCAGCGCATCCTGACCCAGTGGAGCCGCGGCGACGAGCCCCCGGCCGACCGGTCGCGGACCGTCCCCGAACTGCTCGAAGCGAGCCGGCAGAGCGGCGGCCGGGTCGCGGTGCGCTGCGCCGGCAGCGACCTCGATTACGCTGCGCTGCATCGGCGTTCGGACAACCTGGCGGCAATGCTCGCTCAGCGTGGCGTGCGCGCGGGCTCCTTCGTCGGGCTGTCCACCCGCCGGGGCATCGACATGGTGGTGGCCCTGGCCGGCATCGTGAAAGCGGGTGCGGCGTATTTCCCGATCGATCCCAGTTATCCGTTGGCGCGCAAGCGCTTTATGCTCGACGACGTGCAGCCGCCGGTGGTGATCGCCACAGTCGAGGCGCTCGACACCATGCCGGACGACTATGCGGGCGAGGTCGTGTTGCTCGACGACCCCGATGTGCGTGCGGCGATCGAACACTCGGAGCCGCCCGCCGGGCGACCACGCCTGCCGCACCCCGACGATGCCATGTATCTGGTGTTCACGTCCGGGTCCACCGGAAAGCCCAAGGGCGCCATCGGAACTCAGCGCGCGATGGCGGCCCGGATCGACTGGCAGCTACGCCACTATCCACCGCGGGGCGACGACATCCGCCTGTCGCAGGCGTCGATGACGTTCCTCGAAGGCGGGATGGAACTGCTGGCCGGCCTGGCCGCCGGCGCCACCATGATTTTGGCCGACGACACCGAGCACCGCGACGCCGAAGCGTTAGCGGCGCTGACGACGCGCGAGTCCGTCGCCCAGATCACCGCGGTGCCCAGCCTGGTGTCCGCGCTCGTCGACGCCGCTCCGGACTCGGTGCGGTCGCTGACGCGACTGGTTTGCGGCGGTGAGCCGGTGAGCAACTCGCTGTTGCAGCGATTGACGGGCGTCTGCGCCGATGCCGGCGAGCAGGGTCCGGAGTTGTTGAACAACATCGGCTCGACCGAGACCTCAGGTGCGGTGTCCCGGGGACGGCTGAGTTTGCCCACCCCGCTCGTCGGCTCACCCGTGGCGGGGGCGCAGGCCTACCTGCTGGACGACGGCCTGCGGCCGGTGCCGGTCGGCGTGGTGGGCGAATTGTATTACGCCGGTGATCAATTGGCCCGCGGCTACTGGAAGCGGCCCGCGCTGACGTCGACCCGGTTCATCGCCAACCCGTTCGCCACCGAGCCAGGTGGTCGGCTGTATCGCAGCGGCGACCTGGCGCGGTGGACCCAAGACGGCCAGCTGGAGTTCGCCGGCCGCGCCGACCATCAGGTGCAGGTGCGCGGATTTCGGGTCGAGCTGGCCGAGGTGGAGGCCGCACTGGCCGCCGCAGCCGGGGTGGCCGCCGCAGCTGCACGGACGTGGGAGGTGCACGACGGCACAAGCCTGGCCGGTTACGTTGTGCCGCAACACCCCGTCGCCGACCGGGCCGAGTTCGCAGCCTCGGTGCGCGCCGCGATCAGTGCGGCGCTGCCCGGTTACATGGTGCCGTCGTCGCTGACGGTTTTGGACGCGATGCCGAAGACCGAGTCGGGCAAGCTGAATCGGCCAGGTCTGCCGCGGCCCGCGGTCACCACCAGCGGCCGCACCGAGCCGGCCCGAACCGACACCGAACGCGCGCTGGCCGCGGTCTTCGCGGAGCTGCTGTCCACCCCGGAAGTCGGTCGATCCGACGACTTCTTCGCGCTCGGCGGAGACAGCATCCTGTCGGTTCAGCTGGCGTCTCGTTCCCGGGCGGTCGGGCTGCCGGTCAACCCCAGGATGATTTTCGAGAACCCGACGATCGCGCAACTGGCCGCGGCGGTCGACGCGCTCGAAGCCGACGGTGGCGGCGGTTCGCCGGTCGAGGTGCCCGCGGCCCGCTTCGAGCCGATGAGCACCTCGGGTTTGTCGCCGACCGACCTGGCCGCGGTGACGCAGCTGTGGTCGAAGACGCGAGACAGCACCTCATGA
- the mbtD gene encoding mycobactin polyketide synthase MbtD, with protein sequence MLAQRLPDGRVPVLLSAHDDRLIGQDASAILGYLKRVDGDRDPTVEIASTLLRLRRVRRHRAVVRAANRDELAAALAALADGDEHPLVARSSRSAAPCVAFVFPGQGNQWPSMGSAAYRLLTAYRAEADRCAEAFVAAGYPSPLPYLHSDGDRAWARAEVQGAQFTHAVGLAAQWKSSGVLPAITIGHSLGEIAAAYVAEKISLADAAALVGARANVVGRLTGHYAMVVLGVGIDEAQTLIAETPGWLEVSAVNGPSATVVSGDHDAVVAVREAAQARGVFAQQLTVDYPGHTSALRPLGAELVKLQPRSSFRDGPRAFIGSAVGAEVGSDVNFSQYWYESLCSTVRFDRAVIAAQKCGAEAYVEMSAHPSLLYPLGDLVDDDSAVILGSGHRDRPLADVLSANIAAAAIADPGYAWADAMPSTLTPPLRGFPNAPMRAVHLWAGPAPVAHTPADAATPLTVAVEQWQHVEASRPIAQCRIAIVGDSAGHLSAAASTHRGCRVVSPRDADVVAVVAPVLEQLDATEAVAQIAARADAGLADYDQIIGPQCRAVWLLTAGGERVTAGDVARPAQAALAAMHRSIGAEFADQTFGSLDLPAGDLGPHTAVAALDVLLGDTGVLALRAGAEGQTLRYIRSFREDRERTTARPLDAAALDNVVITGGSGAIGLRYARHCIERGARRVILLSRNGLAPDAVAQLIGRRHVEVYAPHCDITDRAAVAAVAAEFAETGASLLIHTAGIAAASEHGELTGASVAAVCAAKVAGLAAMTDVWPLQPDCRILACSSVFGVWGGQGHAAYAASNRMLDVLAAQLRATGLDCTAIRWGLWQDAGVVAADEIARTERSGLIAMRADSALAAGLARYADDPLIFDADFDRLRVFFESQGMPMPFDRAGTEDPLAGNGFDRRPLPELVLSELASTLQLGDAETIDATASLIDLGLDSLLALDLRRRLRRAVGHSAPVARMLGGITVNELIDVLREGQDMGKVGTHA encoded by the coding sequence ATGTTGGCTCAACGATTGCCCGACGGCCGCGTGCCCGTGCTGCTGTCCGCACATGACGACCGGCTGATCGGCCAGGATGCCTCGGCGATCCTCGGATACTTGAAACGCGTTGACGGCGACCGGGATCCGACCGTCGAGATCGCGTCCACCTTGCTGCGGCTGCGCCGGGTCAGGCGACACCGCGCGGTGGTGCGGGCAGCGAACCGCGACGAGTTGGCCGCCGCCTTGGCGGCGCTGGCTGACGGTGACGAGCATCCGTTGGTGGCCCGGTCGTCGAGGAGCGCGGCGCCCTGCGTTGCGTTCGTCTTCCCTGGCCAGGGCAATCAATGGCCGTCGATGGGTTCGGCAGCCTACCGCCTGCTGACGGCGTACCGGGCCGAGGCCGACCGCTGCGCGGAGGCGTTCGTCGCGGCCGGGTACCCGTCGCCGCTGCCATACCTGCACAGCGACGGGGACCGGGCGTGGGCCCGAGCGGAAGTCCAGGGTGCGCAGTTCACCCACGCGGTCGGCCTGGCGGCGCAATGGAAATCGTCGGGGGTACTGCCGGCCATCACTATCGGCCACAGTCTCGGGGAGATCGCGGCGGCCTATGTGGCCGAGAAGATCTCGTTGGCAGACGCCGCGGCACTGGTCGGCGCCCGGGCGAATGTGGTCGGACGATTGACCGGTCACTACGCGATGGTGGTGCTGGGTGTCGGCATCGACGAGGCGCAGACCCTGATCGCCGAAACACCGGGCTGGCTGGAGGTTTCCGCGGTGAACGGTCCGTCGGCCACGGTGGTCTCCGGTGACCACGACGCCGTCGTGGCGGTCAGGGAAGCGGCTCAGGCGCGCGGTGTGTTCGCCCAACAACTCACCGTGGACTATCCGGGCCACACCAGCGCTTTGCGCCCCTTGGGCGCCGAATTGGTCAAGCTGCAGCCCCGGTCGTCGTTCCGAGACGGACCCCGGGCATTCATCGGTTCCGCTGTCGGCGCCGAGGTCGGCAGCGACGTGAACTTCTCGCAGTATTGGTACGAAAGCCTCTGCAGCACAGTCCGATTCGACCGGGCTGTGATCGCCGCCCAGAAGTGCGGAGCCGAAGCATACGTCGAAATGTCGGCGCACCCGTCGCTGCTCTATCCACTCGGCGACCTGGTCGACGACGACTCGGCGGTGATCCTGGGTTCGGGTCACCGCGACCGACCGCTGGCCGATGTGCTGTCGGCGAACATCGCCGCGGCCGCCATTGCCGACCCCGGCTATGCATGGGCCGACGCGATGCCGTCGACGCTGACGCCGCCGCTGCGCGGGTTCCCGAACGCGCCGATGCGCGCCGTGCACCTGTGGGCCGGCCCGGCTCCCGTCGCTCACACGCCGGCTGACGCGGCCACTCCGTTGACGGTTGCCGTGGAGCAGTGGCAGCACGTCGAGGCCTCCCGTCCGATTGCGCAATGTCGCATCGCGATCGTCGGTGACAGCGCGGGACACCTCAGCGCGGCCGCCTCGACGCATCGCGGATGCCGCGTGGTTTCGCCGCGTGACGCGGACGTCGTCGCGGTCGTGGCGCCGGTGCTCGAGCAACTGGACGCTACCGAGGCTGTCGCGCAGATCGCCGCGCGGGCCGACGCGGGACTCGCCGACTACGACCAGATCATCGGCCCGCAATGCCGAGCGGTGTGGTTGCTCACCGCCGGTGGTGAACGAGTCACCGCCGGCGACGTCGCCCGGCCCGCGCAGGCGGCACTGGCGGCCATGCACCGCAGCATCGGAGCCGAATTCGCCGACCAGACGTTCGGCAGCCTGGACCTGCCGGCCGGTGACCTCGGTCCCCACACCGCGGTCGCCGCTCTCGACGTGCTGCTCGGTGATACCGGCGTGCTGGCACTGCGCGCAGGCGCGGAGGGCCAAACGCTCCGCTATATCCGGAGTTTCCGCGAAGACCGCGAGCGCACAACCGCCCGTCCGCTCGATGCGGCCGCGCTGGACAACGTGGTGATCACCGGCGGTAGCGGCGCCATCGGACTGCGTTACGCCCGACACTGCATCGAACGGGGCGCGCGCAGGGTCATCCTGTTGAGCCGCAACGGGTTAGCCCCGGACGCGGTGGCACAGTTGATCGGGCGGCGTCATGTCGAGGTGTATGCCCCGCACTGCGATATCACCGACCGCGCGGCGGTCGCAGCCGTCGCCGCCGAATTCGCCGAGACCGGCGCCTCCCTGCTGATCCATACCGCGGGAATCGCCGCCGCATCCGAGCATGGCGAATTGACCGGTGCGAGCGTGGCCGCCGTGTGCGCCGCCAAGGTAGCCGGCCTGGCCGCGATGACCGATGTGTGGCCGCTGCAGCCGGACTGCCGCATCCTGGCGTGCTCGTCGGTTTTCGGGGTGTGGGGCGGCCAGGGGCACGCCGCGTACGCGGCATCGAACCGGATGCTGGACGTGTTGGCGGCTCAGTTGCGCGCAACGGGGTTGGACTGCACCGCAATCCGGTGGGGCCTCTGGCAGGACGCCGGGGTGGTCGCCGCCGACGAGATCGCCCGCACAGAACGGTCGGGGCTGATCGCGATGCGGGCCGACTCTGCGTTGGCCGCCGGCCTCGCCCGCTACGCCGACGACCCGCTGATTTTCGACGCGGACTTCGACCGGCTCCGGGTCTTCTTCGAAAGCCAAGGCATGCCGATGCCGTTCGACCGGGCCGGCACCGAAGACCCGTTGGCGGGCAATGGTTTCGATCGACGACCGCTGCCCGAGCTCGTGCTGAGCGAGCTCGCGTCGACGCTGCAGTTGGGCGATGCGGAGACGATCGACGCCACGGCGTCGCTGATCGACCTCGGGCTGGATTCGCTGCTGGCGCTGGACCTGCGTCGACGACTGCGCCGCGCGGTTGGCCATTCGGCTCCGGTAGCGCGGATGCTCGGCGGCATCACCGTCAACGAACTGATCGACGTTCTGCGCGAAGGCCAGGACATGGGGAAGGTTGGAACCCACGCGTGA
- a CDS encoding polyketide synthase has translation MADPVVVVGMALEAPGGIDTADAYWELLSEGREALTPFPGDRGWSVRELFAGSRRTGFKEIHDRGGFLRDATMFDPEFFGISPREAVAMDPQQRVALRVSWRALENSGINPDEMAGHEMGCYLGASATGYGPQMAEFSEYSGHLLAGTALSVISGRIAYTLGSTGPAVTIDSSCASALVAFHAAVRALQNGDCDLALAGGVNVLGSPGFFVEFSKQHALSDDGHCRAYSAHASGTVWAEGAAVFVLQRKSAALRDGRQILAEILGSAVNHDGRSAGLSAPSGAAQVSLFRRAIAEAGIRPDEVGMVEGHGTGTRLGDRTELQSLAQTYGDTEADRGALLGSVKSNLGHALAASGALGLAKILVSAEHAAVPPTLHVDDASPEIDWAEQGLRLARTLTPWAAVDGRRVAATSAFGIAGTNAHVIVALPEAA, from the coding sequence ATGGCTGATCCGGTCGTGGTGGTCGGCATGGCGTTGGAGGCGCCCGGCGGAATCGACACCGCCGACGCGTACTGGGAGTTGTTGTCTGAGGGCCGCGAGGCGCTGACGCCATTCCCGGGCGATCGCGGATGGTCGGTGCGCGAGCTGTTCGCCGGATCCCGCCGCACCGGCTTCAAGGAAATCCACGACCGCGGCGGATTCCTGCGCGACGCAACGATGTTCGACCCCGAATTCTTCGGGATCTCACCGCGCGAAGCCGTCGCGATGGACCCGCAGCAGCGCGTCGCACTGCGGGTGTCGTGGCGGGCGCTGGAGAACAGTGGCATCAATCCCGACGAGATGGCCGGCCACGAGATGGGGTGCTATCTCGGTGCCTCAGCCACCGGATACGGGCCGCAGATGGCCGAATTCTCGGAATACAGCGGCCATTTGCTCGCCGGTACCGCGTTGAGCGTGATCTCCGGACGAATCGCCTACACGCTGGGCTCGACGGGGCCCGCGGTGACGATCGACTCTTCTTGCGCCTCGGCGCTGGTCGCCTTCCACGCCGCGGTCAGGGCGCTGCAGAACGGCGACTGCGACCTGGCGCTGGCCGGCGGCGTCAACGTGCTCGGCTCGCCGGGATTTTTCGTCGAATTCTCCAAGCAGCACGCCTTGTCCGACGACGGCCACTGCAGGGCCTACAGCGCGCACGCCAGCGGGACGGTCTGGGCGGAAGGCGCCGCCGTCTTCGTGCTGCAGCGCAAGTCGGCCGCGCTGCGGGACGGGCGGCAGATTCTCGCGGAGATACTCGGCAGCGCCGTCAACCACGACGGCCGCAGCGCGGGCCTCAGCGCACCGAGTGGCGCCGCTCAGGTCAGCTTGTTCCGGCGCGCGATCGCCGAAGCCGGGATTCGTCCCGACGAGGTCGGCATGGTCGAGGGGCACGGCACCGGGACTCGTCTCGGTGACCGCACCGAGCTGCAGTCGTTGGCGCAGACCTACGGCGACACCGAAGCCGACCGTGGCGCACTGCTGGGTTCGGTCAAATCCAACCTCGGCCACGCGCTGGCCGCCAGTGGAGCGCTGGGTCTGGCGAAAATCCTGGTGTCGGCCGAGCACGCGGCGGTGCCACCGACACTGCACGTCGACGACGCCAGCCCCGAGATCGACTGGGCCGAACAGGGTTTGCGCCTTGCCAGGACGTTGACGCCGTGGGCCGCCGTCGACGGGCGCCGTGTCGCGGCCACTTCGGCGTTCGGGATCGCCGGCACCAATGCTCACGTCATCGTCGCGCTGCCCGAGGCGGCGTGA